A genomic window from Martelella lutilitoris includes:
- the hisA gene encoding 1-(5-phosphoribosyl)-5-[(5-phosphoribosylamino)methylideneamino]imidazole-4-carboxamide isomerase, translating into MILFPAIDLKDGQCVRLKLGDMEQATIYNPDPAAQAKAFEDQGFTHLHVVDLNGAFAGESVNGEAVDAILKATKKPVQLGGGIRSLDHIENWLTKGLARVILGTVAVRDPELVKAACKAFPGKIAVGIDARGGKVAVEGWAEASELEVVELAKRFEGAGVAAIIYTDIDRDGVLTGINWDSTLSLAAAVNIPVIASGGLASMDDITRMTRPDAQILEGAISGRALYDGRIDPAEALEMLKGVQS; encoded by the coding sequence ATGATCCTATTTCCCGCCATCGACCTGAAAGACGGCCAGTGCGTGCGCCTCAAGCTCGGCGATATGGAGCAGGCGACGATCTACAATCCCGATCCTGCCGCCCAGGCGAAAGCCTTTGAAGACCAGGGCTTTACCCATCTGCATGTGGTGGATCTGAATGGCGCCTTTGCCGGTGAAAGCGTCAACGGCGAGGCGGTTGACGCCATCCTGAAGGCGACGAAAAAACCGGTGCAGCTCGGTGGCGGCATCCGCTCGCTCGACCATATCGAAAACTGGCTCACAAAGGGTTTGGCCCGCGTCATTCTCGGCACCGTTGCCGTGCGCGATCCCGAACTGGTGAAGGCGGCCTGCAAGGCTTTCCCCGGCAAGATCGCCGTCGGCATCGATGCGCGCGGCGGCAAGGTGGCGGTCGAGGGCTGGGCGGAAGCGTCCGAGCTCGAGGTGGTCGAGCTTGCCAAGCGTTTCGAGGGCGCCGGCGTTGCCGCGATCATCTATACCGATATTGACCGCGACGGGGTGCTGACCGGCATCAACTGGGACTCAACGCTTTCGCTTGCCGCCGCCGTCAACATCCCGGTCATCGCCTCCGGCGGCCTCGCCTCGATGGACGACATCACCCGCATGACCAGGCCCGACGCCCAGATCCTGGAAGGCGCAATCTCCGGTCGAGCGCTTTATGATGGCCGCATCGATCCGGCCGAGGCGCTTGAGATGCTGAAAGGCGTGCAATCATGA
- the hisH gene encoding imidazole glycerol phosphate synthase subunit HisH: MKVAIIDYGSGNLRSATKAFERAAREEGLDAEIILTDKAEIVAAADRIVLPGVGAYADCRAGLDVVPGMVEAIREVAEDKARPFLGICVGMQLMSERGLEKTVSQGFGWIAGDVTEITPADPDLKIPQIGWNTLTLNTPHPLFDGIPTGEEGLHAYFVHSYHLAAKRPEQVIATTDYGGPVTAFVADGNKAGSQFHPEKSQTLGLKLIANFLTWTP, from the coding sequence ATGAAAGTAGCGATAATCGATTACGGCTCGGGCAATCTGCGCTCGGCCACCAAGGCCTTCGAGCGGGCCGCGCGCGAGGAAGGTCTCGATGCCGAGATCATCCTCACCGACAAGGCCGAGATCGTGGCTGCGGCCGACCGCATCGTGCTGCCGGGCGTTGGCGCCTATGCCGATTGCCGAGCCGGGCTGGACGTCGTGCCCGGCATGGTCGAGGCGATCCGCGAGGTGGCCGAGGACAAGGCCCGCCCCTTCCTCGGCATTTGCGTCGGCATGCAGCTCATGTCCGAGCGCGGCCTGGAAAAGACCGTCTCGCAAGGTTTCGGCTGGATTGCCGGCGACGTGACCGAAATCACACCCGCCGATCCTGACCTCAAGATCCCGCAGATCGGCTGGAACACGCTGACGCTGAACACGCCGCATCCGCTCTTCGACGGCATCCCGACCGGCGAAGAGGGCTTGCACGCCTATTTCGTCCATTCCTATCACCTGGCCGCCAAAAGGCCGGAACAGGTAATCGCCACCACCGATTACGGCGGCCCCGTCACCGCCTTCGTCGCCGACGGCAACAAGGCCGGCTCGCAATTCCACCCGGAAAAGAGCCAGACGCTCGGCCTGAAGCTGATCGCCAATTTTCTGACGTGGACGCCGTAG
- a CDS encoding DUF2628 domain-containing protein, with protein MGSYLVLIPPGENDPEKVRFIRDRFAWLAFLFGPFWLLANRAWLAGFITLALSIALALAGYFEPLSLGASAASLALNLLIGFEGREWKALAMERRGFIADDVVVAPDIETAEAIYFAGRSEKPVFTEFTSGPAGTRAAMPSGIGLMDTYSAR; from the coding sequence ATGGGAAGTTACCTCGTTCTGATCCCGCCCGGCGAGAATGATCCGGAAAAGGTCCGCTTCATCCGCGACCGCTTCGCCTGGCTCGCCTTTCTGTTCGGCCCGTTCTGGCTTCTGGCGAACCGGGCCTGGCTGGCGGGTTTCATCACGCTGGCGCTTTCGATCGCGCTGGCCCTTGCCGGCTATTTCGAACCGCTTTCGCTTGGTGCAAGCGCCGCCTCCCTCGCGCTCAACCTGCTGATCGGGTTCGAGGGACGCGAATGGAAGGCGCTCGCCATGGAACGGCGTGGCTTCATAGCTGACGACGTGGTGGTTGCGCCCGATATCGAAACGGCGGAAGCGATCTATTTTGCCGGCCGGAGCGAGAAGCCCGTTTTCACCGAATTCACCTCCGGCCCCGCCGGCACTCGCGCAGCGATGCCATCCGGCATCGGCCTGATGGACACCTATTCTGCAAGATGA
- the hisB gene encoding imidazoleglycerol-phosphate dehydratase HisB, whose product MAAESEARRAEIARKTKETAISVSVNIDGTGEARISTGIGFFDHMLDQLSRHSLIDMTIEAKGDLHIDDHHTVEDVGIAIGQALAKALGDRAGVTRYASIDLAMDETMTKAALDLSGRPFLVWNVAFPSEKIGTFDTELVREFFHAFAQNAGITLHVMNHYGANSHHIAETCFKAVARALRAAAEIDPRQQGRVPSTKGMLA is encoded by the coding sequence ATGGCAGCCGAAAGCGAAGCCCGCCGCGCGGAGATTGCGCGCAAGACCAAGGAAACCGCCATTTCCGTTTCCGTCAATATCGACGGCACGGGCGAGGCGCGGATTTCGACGGGGATCGGCTTTTTCGACCACATGCTCGACCAGCTTTCCCGCCATTCGCTGATCGACATGACGATCGAGGCGAAGGGCGACCTGCATATCGATGATCATCACACGGTGGAAGACGTCGGCATCGCCATCGGCCAGGCGCTGGCAAAGGCGCTTGGCGACCGCGCCGGGGTGACGCGCTATGCCTCGATCGACCTTGCCATGGACGAAACCATGACCAAGGCCGCGCTCGACCTTTCCGGCCGGCCGTTTCTGGTCTGGAATGTCGCCTTCCCGTCGGAAAAGATCGGCACGTTCGACACCGAACTGGTGCGCGAATTCTTCCACGCATTCGCCCAGAACGCCGGCATCACGCTGCATGTGATGAACCATTACGGCGCCAACAGCCACCATATCGCTGAAACCTGCTTCAAGGCCGTGGCCCGCGCGCTGCGCGCCGCCGCCGAGATCGATCCACGCCAACAGGGCCGTGTGCCCTCGACAAAGGGCATGCTCGCCTGA
- a CDS encoding DMT family transporter codes for MSAPARPSLIYFLAAFAAGCIMAVMTHLNAVVALYGSPMYASWAGHGCGTLAAIAILVFLRFRKSGAVESGPKAEKIRVPWWGYLGGVSGAATVVAASLAVNSPLALSGAIALGLGGQVLFSLAADQWGLFGLPARRLDLRDLAAVVFILAGSVLVIMSGGAQA; via the coding sequence ATGTCAGCTCCAGCCCGCCCCTCGCTCATCTATTTCCTTGCCGCCTTTGCGGCCGGCTGCATCATGGCCGTGATGACCCACCTGAACGCGGTCGTCGCGCTCTATGGCTCGCCCATGTACGCCTCCTGGGCCGGCCACGGCTGCGGCACGCTGGCGGCCATCGCCATTCTCGTCTTCCTCCGGTTCCGCAAATCCGGAGCGGTTGAGAGCGGCCCGAAAGCCGAGAAAATCCGCGTGCCCTGGTGGGGCTATCTCGGCGGCGTCTCTGGTGCTGCCACCGTCGTTGCCGCATCGCTCGCGGTCAATTCGCCCCTGGCGCTGTCGGGCGCGATCGCGCTCGGCCTTGGCGGCCAGGTGCTGTTTTCGCTCGCTGCCGACCAGTGGGGCCTGTTCGGCCTTCCCGCGCGCCGCCTCGACCTCAGGGACCTTGCGGCCGTCGTATTCATTCTGGCGGGCAGCGTTCTCGTCATCATGTCAGGGGGAGCACAGGCATGA
- a CDS encoding DMT family transporter: MILPILFAVAAGVLVGISRQVNGRLSVSTSPMVSSFYNHIVGFITVSVVAVIIGGLIPPTVSEVPLYGYLAGPVGVIFVAAGSWVIPKIGAVNTAVLIIGGQMCMSALMDVVEGVEGQPLLRLAGLALILVGMIIAQSRKKPQVAS; the protein is encoded by the coding sequence ATGATCCTTCCGATCCTCTTTGCCGTTGCCGCCGGCGTTCTCGTCGGCATCAGCCGTCAGGTCAACGGGCGTCTCAGCGTCTCCACCTCGCCGATGGTGTCCTCCTTCTACAATCACATTGTCGGCTTCATCACCGTCAGCGTGGTCGCCGTCATCATCGGCGGGCTGATCCCGCCAACGGTTTCGGAGGTCCCGCTCTACGGTTATCTCGCCGGTCCCGTCGGCGTCATCTTCGTCGCGGCCGGCTCATGGGTCATTCCGAAGATCGGCGCGGTCAACACCGCGGTGCTGATCATCGGCGGCCAGATGTGCATGAGCGCGCTCATGGATGTGGTCGAGGGCGTCGAGGGCCAGCCGCTTCTGAGGCTTGCCGGACTGGCGCTCATTCTCGTCGGCATGATCATCGCCCAGAGCCGCAAGAAACCGCAAGTCGCAAGCTAA
- the hslV gene encoding ATP-dependent protease subunit HslV, translated as MSEHNPFGTMHATTIITVRKDGKVVMAGDGQVSLGQTVMKGNARKVRRIGKGNVIAGFAGATADAFTLLERLERKLEQYPDQLMRACVELAKDWRTDKYLRNLEAMMLVADKDITLAVTGNGDVLEPEHGVMAIGSGGNYAYAAAWALMDSDKPADIVARRAMEIASEICVYTNGNIIVETLDAA; from the coding sequence ATGAGCGAACACAACCCCTTCGGCACCATGCACGCCACCACCATCATCACCGTGCGCAAGGACGGCAAGGTGGTGATGGCCGGCGACGGTCAGGTCTCGCTCGGCCAGACGGTGATGAAGGGCAATGCCCGCAAGGTGCGCCGCATCGGCAAGGGCAATGTCATTGCCGGTTTTGCCGGCGCCACCGCCGACGCCTTCACCCTGCTGGAGCGGCTGGAGCGCAAGCTGGAGCAATATCCCGACCAGCTGATGCGCGCCTGCGTCGAGCTTGCCAAGGACTGGCGCACGGACAAGTATCTGCGCAATCTCGAAGCCATGATGCTGGTCGCCGACAAGGACATTACCCTTGCTGTCACCGGCAATGGTGATGTGCTGGAACCCGAACACGGCGTTATGGCCATCGGCTCGGGCGGCAATTACGCCTATGCGGCGGCCTGGGCGCTGATGGACAGCGACAAGCCCGCCGATATCGTCGCCCGCCGCGCCATGGAGATCGCCTCGGAAATCTGCGTCTACACCAACGGCAACATCATCGTGGAAACGCTGGATGCCGCATGA
- a CDS encoding GNAT family N-acetyltransferase gives MPHDGTISFRPLGEGDLELMARWLRLPHVAMWWQRAERQVEQMRSHLEDPTVSPFVVLLDDVPFGYIQLCDLDGEREKEPALAGQPAGTFGIDQFIGPAEMIGRGLGTRLVSAMAERALSKDAKRVLVDPHPDNAAAIRAYEKAGFVRLGTFSMTSGPALLMARDP, from the coding sequence ATGCCGCATGACGGGACCATAAGTTTCAGGCCGCTTGGCGAAGGCGACCTTGAACTGATGGCCCGCTGGCTGCGGTTGCCGCATGTCGCCATGTGGTGGCAAAGGGCGGAGAGACAGGTCGAGCAGATGCGTTCGCACCTTGAAGATCCGACGGTTTCCCCCTTTGTCGTTTTGCTGGACGATGTGCCGTTTGGCTATATCCAGCTCTGTGATCTCGACGGCGAGCGCGAAAAGGAGCCCGCCCTTGCCGGCCAGCCCGCCGGCACATTCGGGATCGACCAGTTTATCGGCCCGGCCGAAATGATCGGCAGGGGGCTCGGCACGAGGCTCGTCTCCGCCATGGCGGAGCGGGCACTGAGCAAAGACGCCAAGCGCGTCCTCGTCGATCCGCACCCCGACAATGCGGCGGCGATCCGCGCCTATGAGAAGGCCGGCTTTGTCCGGCTCGGTACCTTCAGCATGACAAGCGGTCCGGCGCTGCTGATGGCCCGCGACCCTTGA
- the hslU gene encoding ATP-dependent protease ATPase subunit HslU — protein MTNFSPREIVSELDRHIIGQHDAKRAVAIALRNRWRRQQLPDDLRDEVMPKNILMIGPTGVGKTEISRRLAKLAGAPFIKVEATKFTEVGYVGRDVEQIIRDLVELGLVLVREKKRQEVQAKAHANAEERVLDALVGKTASPATRDSFRKKLRAGELDDKEIDIEIADTASGMPGLEIPGMPGANIGVLNLSEMFGKGMGGKTKKVRTSVKASYEDLIRDESDKLLDDEVIQREALRLVQEDGIVFLDEIDKIAAGDGRMGAGVSREGVQRDLLPLVEGTTVATKYGPIKTDHILFIASGAFHVSKPSDLLPELQGRLPIRVELQALTKEDFRRILTETEASLIRQYRALMETEELKLDFTEDAIDALADVAVHLNATVENIGARRLQTVMERVLDEISFTAPDQSGQEIMIDSDYVREHVGDLANDTDLSRYIL, from the coding sequence ATGACCAATTTTTCCCCCCGCGAGATCGTCTCCGAGCTCGACCGTCACATCATCGGCCAGCACGACGCCAAGCGCGCGGTTGCCATCGCGCTCAGGAACCGCTGGCGCCGCCAGCAGCTTCCCGACGATCTGCGCGACGAGGTGATGCCGAAGAACATCCTGATGATCGGTCCGACCGGCGTCGGCAAGACCGAGATTTCACGCCGCCTCGCCAAGCTTGCAGGCGCGCCCTTCATCAAGGTCGAGGCCACCAAGTTCACCGAGGTCGGTTATGTCGGCCGCGATGTCGAGCAGATCATTCGCGACCTTGTCGAGCTCGGTCTTGTTCTGGTGCGCGAGAAGAAGCGCCAGGAAGTCCAGGCCAAGGCCCACGCCAATGCCGAGGAACGCGTGCTGGATGCGCTGGTTGGCAAGACCGCCTCGCCCGCGACCCGCGACAGCTTTCGAAAGAAACTGCGCGCCGGCGAGCTGGACGACAAGGAAATCGACATCGAGATCGCCGACACCGCTTCGGGCATGCCGGGGCTGGAAATTCCGGGCATGCCGGGCGCCAATATCGGCGTTCTGAACCTGTCGGAAATGTTCGGAAAGGGCATGGGCGGCAAGACCAAGAAGGTCCGCACCTCGGTCAAGGCTTCCTATGAGGACCTGATCCGCGACGAGAGCGACAAGCTTCTGGATGACGAAGTGATCCAGCGCGAGGCGCTGCGGCTGGTTCAGGAGGACGGCATCGTCTTCCTCGACGAGATCGACAAGATCGCCGCCGGCGACGGGCGCATGGGGGCCGGCGTCTCCCGCGAGGGCGTGCAGCGCGACCTGCTGCCGCTGGTCGAGGGCACGACGGTCGCCACCAAATACGGGCCGATCAAGACGGATCATATCCTGTTCATCGCCTCGGGCGCCTTCCATGTCTCCAAGCCATCCGATCTTCTGCCGGAGCTTCAGGGCCGTCTGCCGATCCGCGTCGAGCTGCAGGCGCTGACCAAGGAGGACTTCCGCCGCATCCTGACAGAAACCGAGGCGAGCCTGATCCGACAGTATCGGGCGCTGATGGAAACGGAGGAGTTGAAGCTCGACTTCACCGAGGATGCGATCGACGCTCTGGCCGATGTCGCCGTGCATTTGAACGCAACGGTCGAAAATATCGGCGCGCGCCGGCTGCAGACGGTGATGGAGCGGGTTCTGGACGAGATCTCGTTCACCGCGCCCGACCAGTCCGGCCAGGAAATCATGATCGATTCCGATTACGTCCGCGAGCATGTCGGCGATCTGGCCAACGACACGGACCTGTCGCGCTACATTCTCTAG
- a CDS encoding DUF2778 domain-containing protein, which translates to MTSKKHRNSSIRAARKSRLTRLATAVAFLLVTGGAVAVIAASPIISATLAKPQLSSAGGLGLTLNPAFRSPERAQSTKASRLLAAREGQGRAKGLKPEDVRLSFLKPRLESSGRTALTDLQRRMVAEQIADNAGSEIALAGVPPELTPNMPTRTQGPASIPASTALAAVSPSGPEEDGASSAFELVLQGADDSRLAPGEVPTPEKRPAGLTLAYADFGHDGLDGIFGEVPERTSKVAVYDISAGKVYMPDGEVMEAHSGRGKYRDDPNHTHVKMAGAVPAATYRLSMRESLFHGVPALRMTSVDGTHPLGRTGILAHTYMLRTPGDSHGCLVFKDYYKFLKAYRENEVDYIVAVPSLKKGLSTQLASRTS; encoded by the coding sequence GTGACGTCGAAGAAGCATCGAAATTCGTCCATCCGCGCCGCCAGGAAAAGCCGTCTGACCCGGCTTGCAACGGCGGTCGCCTTCCTGCTCGTGACAGGCGGCGCGGTCGCTGTGATCGCGGCCTCGCCGATCATCTCGGCAACGCTCGCCAAACCGCAGCTTTCTTCCGCCGGCGGGCTTGGCCTGACGCTGAACCCGGCCTTCAGGTCGCCTGAACGGGCCCAGAGCACAAAGGCGTCGCGGCTTCTCGCCGCCCGCGAAGGCCAGGGCCGGGCCAAGGGGCTGAAGCCTGAGGATGTGCGCCTGTCCTTTTTGAAGCCAAGGCTTGAGAGCAGTGGCCGGACGGCGCTCACCGACCTGCAGCGAAGGATGGTTGCCGAACAGATTGCCGACAATGCCGGAAGCGAGATCGCCCTTGCCGGCGTTCCGCCGGAACTGACGCCCAACATGCCGACACGGACCCAAGGCCCTGCTTCCATTCCGGCAAGCACCGCGCTTGCCGCCGTCTCGCCGAGCGGCCCTGAGGAAGACGGCGCCAGCAGCGCCTTTGAACTCGTGCTGCAGGGCGCCGACGATTCACGCCTGGCGCCTGGCGAGGTGCCGACGCCGGAGAAACGCCCCGCCGGCCTGACGCTCGCCTATGCCGATTTCGGTCATGACGGCCTTGACGGCATTTTCGGCGAAGTGCCGGAGCGGACATCGAAGGTCGCGGTCTACGACATTTCCGCAGGCAAGGTCTACATGCCAGACGGCGAGGTGATGGAGGCTCATTCCGGCCGCGGCAAGTATCGCGACGATCCCAACCACACCCATGTGAAGATGGCCGGCGCCGTTCCGGCGGCCACCTACAGGCTGTCGATGCGGGAGTCATTGTTCCACGGCGTTCCTGCGCTGCGCATGACATCGGTGGATGGCACGCATCCGCTCGGGCGCACCGGCATTCTCGCCCATACCTACATGCTGCGCACGCCAGGCGATTCCCATGGCTGCCTGGTGTTCAAGGACTATTACAAGTTCCTGAAAGCCTATCGCGAAAACGAGGTCGACTATATCGTCGCGGTGCCGAGCCTGAAGAAGGGGCTCAGCACCCAGCTCGCCAGCCGCACCAGCTAG
- a CDS encoding SLC13 family permease, translating into MVENFHLYATLAIIAGTIFLYALDRIPVESISLGAITLLLVLFGTFPFTPEGSETVTVDALLSGFASPALITVLALLIVGKGLFATDALEGVTNRIGRIYGGNPRLSIAIILVVAGVTSAFLNNTPVVVIFIPVLTSLAARFRLPAYQIFMPLSFITILGGMTTMIGSSTNLIAAGMAAKEGLEIGFFEITGMGMILAGIGYLYVLFVLPRILGSERSEQKSGPESSGTQFLGEIVLQPSSRFVGDSPRSGFFPNLAPMSLHAVIREGTVLLPPYDDDLALREGDRLQMTGARKSFMDMLAKGEISLAEPPDGTIPATETKVGPHYHLAEAVIAPGSLFEGRTVRFSGIQQRFDVTVFGVRRKSRMARAPLAQLRFEAGDTLLVGGNEDNIMSMRGNHDLLLLEHSAESVPPRDKALIASFLFAAIVIFSATGLSPMVVNSVAGALLMIVFGCLTFQQAARAFDRQIFLLVGASIAMATALEATGGAQLIAEGIVGLGGGASAPIILALLFVGVALLTNVLSNNAAAALFIPIALDMANRIGAPPEVFAAAVIYAANCSFATPIAYQTNLMVMGPGHYGFGDFLRAGLPLIGVITVAFSLLAPWYYGL; encoded by the coding sequence TTGGTTGAGAATTTTCATCTCTACGCCACGCTGGCAATTATCGCCGGAACCATCTTTCTCTACGCGCTTGACCGGATACCGGTCGAGAGCATCTCGCTTGGCGCGATCACGCTTCTTCTCGTGCTGTTCGGCACCTTTCCTTTCACGCCGGAGGGCAGCGAGACGGTCACGGTCGACGCGCTTCTGTCCGGTTTCGCCTCGCCGGCGCTGATCACGGTCCTGGCGCTGCTGATCGTCGGCAAGGGGCTTTTCGCCACGGATGCGCTGGAAGGGGTCACCAACCGGATTGGCCGGATTTACGGCGGCAATCCGCGGCTGTCGATCGCCATCATTCTCGTGGTCGCCGGCGTCACGTCGGCCTTCCTGAACAATACGCCCGTGGTGGTCATCTTCATTCCAGTGCTGACCTCGCTTGCCGCCCGTTTCCGCCTGCCGGCCTATCAGATCTTCATGCCGCTCTCCTTCATCACCATTCTCGGCGGCATGACGACGATGATCGGCTCGTCGACGAACCTGATTGCCGCCGGAATGGCAGCCAAGGAGGGTCTGGAGATCGGCTTTTTCGAGATCACCGGCATGGGCATGATTCTTGCCGGCATCGGCTATCTCTACGTGTTGTTCGTCCTGCCGCGCATCCTCGGCAGCGAGCGCTCCGAGCAGAAGTCGGGTCCGGAAAGTTCCGGCACGCAGTTTCTCGGCGAGATCGTGCTGCAACCGTCCAGCCGCTTTGTCGGCGACAGCCCGCGTTCGGGCTTTTTTCCCAATCTGGCTCCGATGTCTCTGCATGCGGTGATCCGCGAAGGCACGGTCCTGCTGCCGCCCTATGATGACGACCTGGCACTGCGCGAGGGCGACCGGCTGCAGATGACCGGCGCCCGCAAATCCTTCATGGACATGCTGGCCAAAGGCGAGATCAGCCTTGCCGAGCCACCGGACGGCACGATCCCGGCCACGGAAACCAAGGTCGGTCCGCATTATCACCTGGCAGAGGCGGTGATCGCGCCCGGCTCCCTGTTCGAGGGACGCACGGTGCGCTTCAGCGGCATCCAGCAGCGTTTCGACGTCACCGTTTTCGGCGTCCGGCGCAAAAGCCGCATGGCGCGCGCGCCGCTTGCCCAGCTCAGGTTCGAGGCCGGAGACACGCTCCTCGTCGGCGGCAATGAAGACAACATCATGTCAATGCGGGGCAATCATGACCTGCTCTTGCTGGAACATTCTGCCGAAAGCGTGCCGCCGCGCGACAAGGCGCTGATCGCAAGCTTTCTGTTTGCGGCAATCGTCATCTTCTCGGCCACCGGGCTTTCGCCCATGGTGGTCAATTCGGTTGCCGGCGCATTGCTGATGATCGTCTTCGGCTGCCTTACCTTCCAGCAGGCGGCCCGCGCCTTCGACCGGCAGATATTCCTGCTCGTGGGCGCTTCGATCGCCATGGCCACCGCGCTCGAGGCGACGGGCGGGGCACAGCTGATCGCAGAGGGCATTGTCGGCCTCGGCGGGGGCGCCTCGGCGCCGATCATTCTGGCGTTGCTCTTCGTCGGCGTGGCATTGCTGACGAATGTGCTCTCAAACAATGCGGCAGCCGCACTCTTCATTCCCATTGCGCTCGACATGGCAAACCGCATCGGCGCGCCGCCGGAAGTCTTCGCGGCGGCCGTCATCTATGCAGCGAACTGCTCGTTTGCAACACCGATCGCCTATCAGACCAATCTGATGGTCATGGGTCCGGGCCACTACGGCTTCGGCGATTTCCTGCGCGCCGGCCTGCCGCTGATCGGCGTCATCACCGTCGCCTTCTCGCTTCTGGCGCCATGGTATTACGGGCTCTGA
- a CDS encoding DUF2147 domain-containing protein, protein MTSRTGLLFALPMAALPCLAEASELMGVWARGDGKAQVRVDRCGEDLCATNIWVKPGTRHERVGDKLIMDVEPVSQSRYEGKARDVRRGMTYSMEISLEGAAMRTRGCVLGKLICRSADWTSMN, encoded by the coding sequence GTGACCAGCAGAACCGGACTATTGTTTGCCCTTCCGATGGCGGCTTTGCCCTGTCTTGCCGAAGCTTCCGAGCTCATGGGCGTCTGGGCGCGCGGCGACGGCAAGGCGCAGGTGCGCGTTGACCGCTGCGGCGAGGACCTTTGCGCCACCAATATCTGGGTCAAGCCCGGAACGCGCCATGAGAGGGTCGGCGACAAGCTGATCATGGACGTCGAGCCTGTTTCGCAGAGCCGCTACGAGGGCAAGGCCCGCGATGTCAGGCGCGGCATGACCTATTCCATGGAGATCTCGCTGGAGGGCGCGGCCATGCGCACGCGCGGTTGCGTCCTCGGCAAGCTGATCTGCAGGTCCGCCGACTGGACCAGCATGAACTGA
- the nadC gene encoding carboxylating nicotinate-nucleotide diphosphorylase encodes MLAPLPRLIIEPAVRRALEEDLGLAGDITANAVIPADHRSTVVMAARREGAIAGLDAAALAFALIDPEIRMARHVGDGEKVAAGAAIATVTGPSRALLTGERTALNFLGHLSGIATVTRGIVDAVTGTGASIVCTRKTTPGLRALEKYAVKAGGGGNHRFSLADAVLIKDNHIAIAGDIRTAILRAKENAGHMVKIEVEVDTLDQLEQAMDVGVDAVLLDNMTPETLRRAVAIVSGRAVTEASGGITPETAGAVAEAGVDLISIGWLTHSAPVLDIGLDYRNAGD; translated from the coding sequence ATGTTGGCACCGCTTCCCCGCCTGATCATCGAACCCGCTGTGCGCCGCGCGCTGGAGGAAGACCTCGGCCTTGCCGGCGACATCACGGCGAATGCCGTCATTCCCGCGGACCATCGCTCAACGGTGGTGATGGCCGCGCGCAGGGAGGGCGCGATTGCCGGGCTCGATGCCGCGGCGCTCGCCTTTGCACTCATCGACCCGGAAATCCGCATGGCGCGCCATGTAGGAGACGGTGAAAAAGTCGCAGCCGGCGCGGCGATCGCGACCGTCACCGGGCCGTCGCGGGCGCTTTTGACCGGCGAGCGCACGGCGCTCAATTTTCTCGGCCATCTTTCCGGCATCGCCACCGTCACGCGCGGCATTGTCGATGCCGTTACCGGCACCGGCGCCAGCATTGTCTGCACCCGCAAGACAACGCCGGGGCTGAGGGCGCTGGAGAAATACGCGGTCAAGGCAGGCGGCGGCGGCAATCACCGCTTCTCGCTGGCCGATGCCGTGCTGATCAAGGACAATCACATCGCCATTGCCGGCGACATAAGGACCGCCATTCTCCGCGCCAAGGAAAACGCCGGGCATATGGTGAAGATCGAGGTGGAGGTCGATACGCTCGATCAGCTGGAACAGGCGATGGATGTGGGCGTCGATGCCGTGCTGCTCGACAACATGACGCCTGAAACGCTCAGGCGGGCGGTTGCTATCGTCAGCGGACGGGCGGTGACGGAAGCCTCCGGCGGCATCACGCCGGAAACGGCGGGCGCTGTCGCCGAAGCCGGTGTCGACCTCATCTCCATCGGCTGGCTCACCCATTCCGCGCCGGTTCTCGACATCGGCCTCGACTATAGGAACGCAGGCGACTGA